The DNA sequence TGGCGCCGGGGATGCACGGCGCCAACGCAACCGGGCGGCCCTTCACCGGCGATCATGCCGGTATTCTGCTGTACCAAACGCTGCACGCGTTCGGATTCGCGAACCAGCCGGAGGCGACCTGGCGCGACGACGGCCTGATGCTGCACGACTGCCGCGTGACCAACGCAGTCAAGTGCCTGCCGCCGCAGAACCGGCCGACGGCAGCGGAGATCCGCAGCTGCAACGCGTTCCTCGGTGCGGAGATCGCGACGGTGGCCCCCCGCATCATCCTCGCGCTGGGGCGCATCGCCCACGAGGCGGTGCTGCGCGCGCTCGACCGGCCGCTGCGTGCCCATCCGTTCGCGCATGGCGCCGAGCACGATCTCGGGTCTGGCCGCACGCTGTTCGATTCCTACCACTGTTCGCGCTACAACACGCAGACGCGGCGCCTCACGCCGGCGATGTTCGAGGAATTGTTCGGGGAGATTCGCGCCCGGTTATCCTGAAGCGATGAGCGCGACCGAACCCGCCTTCGACCACAGGGAATTCCTGGCGTCCTGCACCTCGGCCCCGGGTGTCTACCAGATGCTCGACGATGCCGCGACGGTGCTGTATGTGGGCAAGGCCCGGAACCTGCGCAAGCGGCTCGGGAGCTACTTCCGCAGTACCGGCGAACGCAGCCCGAAGACGCGCGCGATGGTCGCTCAGATCGCGGACATCCGGGTGGCGGTCACGCACACCGAAGCCGAGGCGCTGCTGCTCGAGGCGAACCTGATCAAGCGGCACCGGCCTCGCTACAATGTGCTCTTGAGGGATGACAAGAGTTACCCGTACATCTTTGTTTCCAATCACGAATATCCCCGGCTCGGTTTTCATCGCGGCGCCCGCCGGAAAGGCGTTCGCTACTTCGGGCCATACCCATCTGCGGTGGCGGTCCGCGAGACCCTGAACCTGCTGCAGAAACTGTTCCTGGTCCGGCAATGCGAGGACAGCGTGTTCGCCCACCGCAGCCGCCCCTGCCTGCAGCACCAGATCGGGCGTTGCACCGCGCCCTGCGTGGCGCTGATCGATCCGGACGAGTACGCGGCCGACGTGCAGGCCAGCGTGCGCTTCCTGGAAGGGCGCAGCGAGCAGGTGATCGGCGACCTCGTCCAGCGCATGGAGACGGCCTCGGCCGGACTGCAGTTCGAACGGGCCGCACGGCTGCGCGACCAGATCGCCCACCTGCGCCAGATCTCCGAGCAGCAGTACGTGGCCGGTGGCGACGGCGACGCCGACATCTTTGCACTGGCGCGCGCGGGCGGGGCGGCCGCGGTGCAGATCTTCTTCGTTCGCCACGGCCAGAACCTGGGCAATTCGGTGCGCTACCCGAAGCTGCCCGATGACGCCGGCGACGACGAGATCATGGCCGCGATCCTGGCGCAGTACTATGCCGAGCGCGAACCGCCTCGGCTGGTGCTGGTGTCGCATCGCCCGCGCGAGCCCGAGGGCCTGGCCGCACTGCTGGAGCAGCGCCGCGGCGGCCGCGTCCGGCTGGCGTGGTCACTGCGCGGAGAGCGCGCCCGCTGGGTGGAGATGGCGCAGCGCAATGCCGAACTCGCACTGAAGACGCGGCTGGCCAGCCAGGCGGGGCAGCAGTCCCGGCTACAGGCGCTGGCCGAGGCGCTGCAGCTTCCGGAACCGCCGGCGCGGATGGAGTGCTTCGACATCTCCCACACCCAGGGCGAAGGCACTGTCGCGTCCTGCGTCGTGTTCGGCCCCGAGGGGCCGTTGAAGTCCGATTACCGCCGGTTCAACATTGCCGGAATCGCCCCCGGCGACGACTATGCGGCGATGCACCAGGCATTGGACCGCCGGTTCGCGCGACTGAAGAAGGAGGCCGGGCCGCTGCCGGACATCCTGTTCATCGACGGCGGGCAGGGCCAGGTGAACCAGGCCCTGGACGTACTGCGCAACCACGGCATCAAGGGCATGCGCGTGGTGGGTGTTGCCAAGGGACCGGAGCGGCGCGCGGGTCTGGAGACCCTGGTGTTGAGCGGGGTGCAGGGGCCTTCTATACTGCCGGCGCAATCCAGCGCCCTGCATCTGATCCAGCAGATCCGCGACGAGGCGCACCGATTCGCGATTACCGGACACCGGCTGCGGCGCGCGAAGGCCCGGCGGGAATCCCGGCTCGAGGACATCCCCGGGCTGGGTCCGAAACGAAGGGGAGCGCTGCTGCGCCACTTCGGCGGGCTGCGAGGTATTTCGCGTGCCGGAGTCGAAGAGTTGGCCAAGGTCCCCGGCATCAGCCACAACCTGGCGCAGGCCATCTACGAAGGATTCCACGAGAACTGACATGCTGCGCAACCTGCCCACATGGCTGACCTGGTCGCGTATCGCGATGATCCCGCTGATGGTGGTCCTGTTCTACGGACTGCCGGATCCATGGGGCGGCATTACCGCTGCGCTGATCTTCGCGCTTGCCGGCCTCACCGACTGGCTCGACGGCTATCTGGCCCGGCGGCTGGAGGTCACGTCGCGCTTCGGCGCGTTCCTGGATCCGGTGGCGGACAAGCTGATCGTGGCCGCGGCGCTGGTGCTGGTGGTCCACGATGATGCCACCCTCGGCATCGCGATTGCCGCGATCGTGATCATTGGGCGTGAGATCGCGATCTCCGCACTGCGCGAATGGATGTCGGCCATCGGCAGCCGTGCGCAGGTGGCGGTTTCGTGGATCGGCAAGGTGAAGACGACCGCGCAGATGGTATCCATCTTCCTGCTGCTCTGGGCAGTAC is a window from the Thioalkalivibrio paradoxus ARh 1 genome containing:
- the uvrC gene encoding excinuclease ABC subunit UvrC, with translation MSATEPAFDHREFLASCTSAPGVYQMLDDAATVLYVGKARNLRKRLGSYFRSTGERSPKTRAMVAQIADIRVAVTHTEAEALLLEANLIKRHRPRYNVLLRDDKSYPYIFVSNHEYPRLGFHRGARRKGVRYFGPYPSAVAVRETLNLLQKLFLVRQCEDSVFAHRSRPCLQHQIGRCTAPCVALIDPDEYAADVQASVRFLEGRSEQVIGDLVQRMETASAGLQFERAARLRDQIAHLRQISEQQYVAGGDGDADIFALARAGGAAAVQIFFVRHGQNLGNSVRYPKLPDDAGDDEIMAAILAQYYAEREPPRLVLVSHRPREPEGLAALLEQRRGGRVRLAWSLRGERARWVEMAQRNAELALKTRLASQAGQQSRLQALAEALQLPEPPARMECFDISHTQGEGTVASCVVFGPEGPLKSDYRRFNIAGIAPGDDYAAMHQALDRRFARLKKEAGPLPDILFIDGGQGQVNQALDVLRNHGIKGMRVVGVAKGPERRAGLETLVLSGVQGPSILPAQSSALHLIQQIRDEAHRFAITGHRLRRAKARRESRLEDIPGLGPKRRGALLRHFGGLRGISRAGVEELAKVPGISHNLAQAIYEGFHEN
- a CDS encoding uracil-DNA glycosylase, with amino-acid sequence MVFDPDCRRCPRLARHLDAVRVSHPAYHAAPVPPFGPQPARLLIVGLAPGMHGANATGRPFTGDHAGILLYQTLHAFGFANQPEATWRDDGLMLHDCRVTNAVKCLPPQNRPTAAEIRSCNAFLGAEIATVAPRIILALGRIAHEAVLRALDRPLRAHPFAHGAEHDLGSGRTLFDSYHCSRYNTQTRRLTPAMFEELFGEIRARLS
- the pgsA gene encoding CDP-diacylglycerol--glycerol-3-phosphate 3-phosphatidyltransferase; protein product: MLRNLPTWLTWSRIAMIPLMVVLFYGLPDPWGGITAALIFALAGLTDWLDGYLARRLEVTSRFGAFLDPVADKLIVAAALVLVVHDDATLGIAIAAIVIIGREIAISALREWMSAIGSRAQVAVSWIGKVKTTAQMVSIFLLLWAVPLGRVPMYLLGEWLLYLAAVLTLISMAQYMLAARRGA